A segment of the Candidatus Neomarinimicrobiota bacterium genome:
GCGCCCAGTTTTTCCCTGGATCAGCGCCGAGGGGGCAGCATGGGCAAGTGTTCCTTCCAGCGGTGGGCTGAGCTATGTCCGTGTAACCAGCAAGTTTGAAGAGCATGATTCCTACGACTACTATTCCCGTAGTGAGATCGTTCGATTGGTAATGCCCAAGGTGGGAGGCCGCTGGTATGGTGCGCCGGTAGGCAATCTAAAGCACTATGCGGTCGCAGAGGCGTTTTATGTAATCCCGTTTGTTAGTGGAGAAAGGGATGGGAAAAAACTGACTTCTGAGGAAAAAAAGGAGCTCAGGGATTTGTTTGACATCTTCGGCCTGAGCCTGGGTTATGGCAGTGAGTATTATTTCTCCAACCAGTTCTCCGTTGGTGGTGAGCTTCTAATGAACTGGGCCTACTGGGATTATGACGAAGACGATGACGACTGGTCCTATGAATCAAGTCTTTTTCTAGGTGCGACACTGGCTAGAGCCACCTTCAATTTCTATTTCAAGTAAGCGGGTTTGGCCTTCAGCCTCTCCAATGGGAGTAAGGGCAATCCTTCCCCACCAGGGCGGCTTCACCGTAAACTTGGCGGTGTTTGCTCCAGGGTAAAAGCATGGAAGCACCAGGTCGAATCCGAAGGACTGTTTCCTTATCAGCTAAGGGCAGCCCATGAAAGTTATCGGCCTCATCGGGGGATTGAGTTGGGAATCCTCGGCGGAGTACTACCGGATCATCAATGAAGAGGTGCATCGCCGCCTGGGGGGCAGTCACTCGGCGAAAGTAGTTCTTGTCAGCGTTGATTTTCATGAGGTGGAAACTCTCCAACATCAGGACCGGTGGGGTGAGGCCACGGCGCTCATGGTGGACGCAGCCCGGAAAGTGGAACGGGGTGGCGCCGAAGGGCTGGTCATTTGTTCCAATACCATGCACCGGATGGCTGATCAGGTGGCTGCCGCTGTGACTATTCCCCTGCTTCATATTGCTGACGCCACTGCCAGGGCTATCAAAGCCGCCGCTTTGAAGAGGGTGGGCTTGCTGGGCACCCGCTTCACCATGGAGCACGATTTCTACAAGGGCCTGCTGACCGCCCAACACGGTCTGGAGATCATCATTCCCGATGAGTCCGACCGGACGATGGTGCATGAAGTTATTTTTGATGAACTGATCCACGGGGAACTGCGGCCTACCTCAAGGAAGGCTTTCCTGGAGATCATGGAACGGTTGGTTTCCCGAGGGGCCGAGGGTGTCATTCTGGGTTGTACGGAAATCCCGCTGCTGGTGAGGCCGGGGGAAGCGTCAGTGCCCCTGTTCGATACTACCGCGCTGCACGCTCACATGGCAGTGGAATGGGCATTGGCTGAGGATTGAAGCCGTCTTACCAAGCATTTACTGACCGGGTGCGTGCCTGTCGCCTGTGCCAGGGACGATATTTTGAACACGAGCCCCGTCCCGCCTTTGTGGCGGAGCCATCCGCCAGGGTGTTGATTGTAGGTCAGGCGCCGGGGAAGCGGGTGCACGAGACCGGACTGCCGTTCAATGATGTCAGTGGGGACAACCTCCGGGAGTGGATGGGAGTGAAGCGGGAACAGTTCTATGATCCTACCATTTTCGCTATTATTCCCACTGCTCTGTGCTACCCGGGTACGGTGAAGAAACAGGGGGACCTGCCCCCGCCGGCCATCTGCGCCCCCACCTGGCACCCGGGATTTCTTGAATACATCACGCCGGAGCTCATCCTGCTGGTGGGCACCTATGCCCAGGCCTACTACCTGAATCAGAAGCGGCCGGTATCCGATGTGGTAGCCCGCTGGAGGGAATATCTTGAGGATGGGCTGTTTCCCCTGCCGCACCCCTCGCCGCGCAATCGCCGTTGGCTCAGTGAGCGGCCCTGGTTTGGTAAGGAGTGCATCCCGGCCCTGCAGGAGCTGATTCGAAAATACCTGCCCGAGCCGCAGCCGTGCTTTGAATACAAATGAACAAAGCCTATTTTTAATATCATGATTCAAATCAGAAGAAACAACCGGCTCGCCGGATTATACCGTGCCACCGGTATCGCGCTACTCCTACTTTTCAGCCTCAACTGCGCCGGTATGGCTTACCGTGTTGCTCCCGATCCCGGCCTGGAGCCTCTGACACCGGCAGACTTACCCTATAGTGAGGTTATACAGGTGCAGTACCTTGGCACCGGCGGTTACCTGTTCCAGCGCGATGGGTATGGTCTACTCACGGGATCTCTCTACTCTAATCCAGGCTTGTTGCGGGTTGGATTCTGGCATATCTCAGCTGACACCGTTCTCATCAATCAGCTGCATCCACATAGGCCGAAGGTAAGGGTGGAGGCTATTCTGATAGGCCACGCCCATTACGACCACCTGCTGGATGTTCCCTATGTGGCCTATAGTTTTGACCAAGAGGCGACGATCTACGGGAATGCTTCTGTCGGCAGGATCATGGCCGCCGCCAACTCATCCCTGTGGAAGAGAACGAAGGTACTAGACACGGAGCTGGCACGGGAAGGTCTCCCTGGGGTATGGTTCTACGTGGCTGACAGTACGATCCGCTTCATGGCCATTGAATCCGACCATGGGCCCCATGCCTTGGGTATTCACGTGATGCGAGGGGAAGTCAAGGAGGGATTAAAAGCGGTGCCCAAATGTGCCTGGGCCTGGAGAGAGGGTGAGACTTTCGCTTATTTGATTGACTTTCTCAGCCCTGAAGGTTCCATCGACTTCCGCATCCATTTCCAGGATGCCACCAGCCATTATCCCCTAGGCGCACCACCTGACTTTGCACCCCAGGATACCCACCGCATAGACCTGGCCATTGTTTCGGTGGGATCCTGGTTCCAGGTACCCGACTACCCCGGTGCTTTCCTGCGGAATCACCAGCCCCGCCACGTCATCCTGGGACATTGGGAGAACTTCTTCCGGTCACCTCTAAAGCCTCCCAGGCAGATTCTCTACTCCACCAGACTCTGGTCATTTATCCCGTACATTGAACGCAATTTACCGGCTGATGCAGACTGGCTCCTGCCCAAGCCGGGAGCGACGTACTGGTTCACACCCGCGCGGCCTTAGGGCCATCTACAAGCATCGTTGGCTATGTGGCAAGTGAGCCCCTTTTTGCCATCCAGCCTTTGCCCCTATGTTAAATTCGGTTACGAGGGCTGCGTAAGTATTTCCTTTTGAAACGGAGGACAGATTAATATGGCTGCGCGCGTCACATTGATTCAGGGCGATATTACCCGGGAGCAGGTAGATGCCATTGTCAATGCTGCTAACGAGCGTCTGCTGGGTGGGGGAGGCGTGGATGGTGCCATCCATCAAGCTGCCGGGCCGGAGCTGCTGGAGGAGTGCCGCACCATCGGTGGCTGCCCCACTGGCGAGGCGCGCATCACGAGGGGGTATCGGCTGCTTGCTCGATATGTGATTCACACGGTAGGCCCGGTCTGGCGGGGCGGTGGCAGAGGCGAGCCCGAGCTGTTGGCTTCCTGCTATCGCAGCTCGCTGCAGCTGGCGGTGGACAGCGATGTCAGGACAATAGCTTTTCCCTCCATCAGCACCGGCGCCTATGGCTTCCCTATCGAAAGGGCGGCGCCAATTGCCATTGAGACGGTGCAGGATTTTCTGGCTGAGGAACCCTCTATCGACGAGGTGAGGTTCGTTTGCTTCAGCCGGGAGGATTATCAAGTATATCAGCAGGAGCTGCAACGGCGAGGCATTGAGGTCCTATAGCCTGAGTGATCCACGGGCTGGTTGTCAGCAACTGCTGAGTTTTTCCCGTGCCAAGTAATTTGGAGAGGTGTCTATGGAATACACTACCCTTGGTCGTTCAGGATTAAAGGTCAGCCGGCTCTGTCTGGGGACGATGAATTTCGGCCCCTACACCAGCGAGGCCGACAGTTTCAAGATCATGGACCGAGCCCTGGAGCTGGGAATCAACCTCTTCGACACGGCCAATACCTATGGTTTGGAAAAGGGTAAAGGCTTTACCGAACAGATCATCGGGCGTTGGCTGACCCAGGGAGGCGGGCGTCGCGCAAAGATTGTGCTGGCCACCAAAGTGTATGGTGACATGGGTGAAGGGCCCAATGACCGCCGACTATCGGCCTACCACATCCGCCGGGCCTGCGAAGAGAGCCTCCAGCGCCTGCGGACCGATCATATCGATCTCTACCAGATGCACCACATCGACCGGGAAACCCCATGGGAGGAAATCTGGCAGGCTATGGAGCAGCTGGTGCACGAGGGCAAGGTGCTGTATGTAGGCAGCAGCAACTTTGCTGGTTGGCATATTGTCCAGGCTAACAGCATTGCGTCCGCCCGCCATTTCATGGGGCTGGTCTCCGAGCAGAGCCTCTACAATCTTTCCGCGCGGACTATTGAGCTGGAGGTCATCCCTGCCTGCCGGGCCTATGGGCTGGGGCTCATTCCCTGGAGTCCATTGGGAGGGGGCAAGCTGGCGGGCGCACTGCAAAGGCTGACCGAAGGGCGACGGGCCTCCGACGCGATCAGGCAGGAGGTGGAAGAAATCCGCCCGCAGCTGGAAGCCTATGAATCGTACTGCAAGGAGCTCGGCGAGAAGCCGGCCGATGTGGCTCTGGCGTGGCTGCTCCATCAACCCGGTGTAACCTGCCCCATTATTGGACCCCGGACTATGGACCAGCTAGAAGGCAGCCTCCGGGCACTGGGAATCCAATTCTCCGCTGAGAGCCTTTCCCGGCTGGACGAAATCTGGCCCGGGCCTGGTGGTGAAGCGCCCGAGGCTTATGCCTGGTAGATACTCCCTGCGGGCAATAAGGTAGCAGGTTGTGGCTGAATGACTTTGTGCTAACCTTCTTTGTTTACTCACTCACCTTTTCGGGATAGAGGGACACCCGCACGTAATTATCGATTACTAGATATCTCCGGGCGGCGCTTTGAATTGCTTCCATAGATAAGGCGTCCGCCAGCTCGTCGTATTTGAGGATGCCGCGGAAATCCTCTCCGTTATAGTCATAGCTCTCTATTATATCGAGCCAGAACTCGTTTTCCTTCAGGTTGGTTTCACGTTCCCGGCGCTGGCTTTCTTTAACCTTCGTGAGATACTTCATTGTTGTGCCATAAGTCTTCAGACTATCAATCTGTTCAAACACTACGTCCGTTAATTCCTGGACCCGCTCCGGGTCACAGCCAAAATTGACTGTTAGCCGGTAGCGCTCGACCGGGTAGTGAGATGGGGCTGCCCAGACGCCGACTCCATATGTACCCCCCAGGTCTTCGCGCAATACTTCCCTGAGTTTGATGCGCAAAACCCGGGCCAGGGATCCCAGCTCATAGCGGTTCTGACGACTCCATTCAAAGGGGCCAGTGAAAATGATCTGCGTGAGACTCTTCGGTTCTATTCCCTTGTGAAGTTTCTTAGTTATCACCCCCTTGGGGGGCGAAACCCCCACATTCTTCCAGGTTTCATCCCGATTCAAGCTGGGTAGGCCGCCCAAGTAGGTTTGGATCAGAGGCTTGATCTCGTCTAAATCGAAGTTGCCCACCAATACGAAAATAAAGTCACTGGCATCGGCGAAGCGATCTTTGTAGAAGTTGTAAGACTTCTCCAGGTCCATTTCGTCCAGGAGTTTCAGCGACCAGGGGCGCCGCCGGTAATGGTGTTGGGACAGGGTCACTTGGGTGGTATCCTGAAAGGCCGCCTCCGGGCTGGCATTCCGGTTCTCCAGATAGCCCTTTATTCGCTCTCTGAAAGCAATAAATGCTGTGCTGTCTTGTCGCGGCGCAGTGAAATAAAGATAGATGAGCTGGAACATGGTCTCTGTGTCCTGGGGCGATGAAGAGCCGGTCAAACCTTCCTGGAGTTCACTGATAAATGGTGAGACCCGTACCATTTTTCCCGCCAACCGTTTCTGGAGCTCGATGTCATTGAAAGCACCAATACCGCCTTCGCTGATCACATCCGCCGACGTCAGTCCGGCCACATGAGACTCATCGTTGATGAGAGAAGTCCCCCC
Coding sequences within it:
- a CDS encoding aspartate/glutamate racemase family protein; translation: MKVIGLIGGLSWESSAEYYRIINEEVHRRLGGSHSAKVVLVSVDFHEVETLQHQDRWGEATALMVDAARKVERGGAEGLVICSNTMHRMADQVAAAVTIPLLHIADATARAIKAAALKRVGLLGTRFTMEHDFYKGLLTAQHGLEIIIPDESDRTMVHEVIFDELIHGELRPTSRKAFLEIMERLVSRGAEGVILGCTEIPLLVRPGEASVPLFDTTALHAHMAVEWALAED
- a CDS encoding uracil-DNA glycosylase family protein, whose product is MKPSYQAFTDRVRACRLCQGRYFEHEPRPAFVAEPSARVLIVGQAPGKRVHETGLPFNDVSGDNLREWMGVKREQFYDPTIFAIIPTALCYPGTVKKQGDLPPPAICAPTWHPGFLEYITPELILLVGTYAQAYYLNQKRPVSDVVARWREYLEDGLFPLPHPSPRNRRWLSERPWFGKECIPALQELIRKYLPEPQPCFEYK
- a CDS encoding MBL fold metallo-hydrolase gives rise to the protein MIQIRRNNRLAGLYRATGIALLLLFSLNCAGMAYRVAPDPGLEPLTPADLPYSEVIQVQYLGTGGYLFQRDGYGLLTGSLYSNPGLLRVGFWHISADTVLINQLHPHRPKVRVEAILIGHAHYDHLLDVPYVAYSFDQEATIYGNASVGRIMAAANSSLWKRTKVLDTELAREGLPGVWFYVADSTIRFMAIESDHGPHALGIHVMRGEVKEGLKAVPKCAWAWREGETFAYLIDFLSPEGSIDFRIHFQDATSHYPLGAPPDFAPQDTHRIDLAIVSVGSWFQVPDYPGAFLRNHQPRHVILGHWENFFRSPLKPPRQILYSTRLWSFIPYIERNLPADADWLLPKPGATYWFTPARP
- a CDS encoding O-acetyl-ADP-ribose deacetylase — protein: MAARVTLIQGDITREQVDAIVNAANERLLGGGGVDGAIHQAAGPELLEECRTIGGCPTGEARITRGYRLLARYVIHTVGPVWRGGGRGEPELLASCYRSSLQLAVDSDVRTIAFPSISTGAYGFPIERAAPIAIETVQDFLAEEPSIDEVRFVCFSREDYQVYQQELQRRGIEVL
- a CDS encoding aldo/keto reductase, whose protein sequence is MEYTTLGRSGLKVSRLCLGTMNFGPYTSEADSFKIMDRALELGINLFDTANTYGLEKGKGFTEQIIGRWLTQGGGRRAKIVLATKVYGDMGEGPNDRRLSAYHIRRACEESLQRLRTDHIDLYQMHHIDRETPWEEIWQAMEQLVHEGKVLYVGSSNFAGWHIVQANSIASARHFMGLVSEQSLYNLSARTIELEVIPACRAYGLGLIPWSPLGGGKLAGALQRLTEGRRASDAIRQEVEEIRPQLEAYESYCKELGEKPADVALAWLLHQPGVTCPIIGPRTMDQLEGSLRALGIQFSAESLSRLDEIWPGPGGEAPEAYAW